The sequence tgtagtgtagtgtaggtACAGAGTCATAGTCCATCCTGAATGTGTAACATACTCACTAGGTACTGTAGTGTAGGTACAGAGTCATAGTCCATCCTGAATGTGTAACATACCCACTAGgtactgtagtgtagtgtaggtACAGAGTCATAGTCCACCCTGAATGTGTAACATACTCACTaggtagtgtagtgtagtgtagtgtagtgtaggtACAGAGTTCCATCATCAAGAAACAAAACCAAGGACCTCACAGTTTGAACACTCTAACCACTGTACATTACATGTTGGTTTGTCTTCTGTAAACCTACTTAGACTGTATGAATAGAACAGGTTTGTACTTGTGGTATGCATgtagtttacagaaagaattcctGCCAGTTTTGCTCTACACCCTTGTATTCAACATGCTGTCAACAACAGCAGTTACAAGCTTCTTTACAAGCTTCTTTACAAGCTTCTTTATCAGCTCTTTATGCTTAAATGAAAAGCTTTTAGTGTACAAATATTTGAGCTCTCATTTATGTGTTACGCAAGCAGGAGTGACGAAGAAGGAGGGCAAAGGTGGGTTGTACTCCCGGTCGAAGAGATTTTGGAGGGACTTAGTCCCTCTAAACTATCTCTAATTGTCATTGTATTACACCAGATAGCTACATATACAATGCATAGCTACCTGtaattagaggtgtactgatatccAATactgatgccaccaaaagaaacCAATAGTCGAtccaatatttgcattacaGTTTTAAACAAGCAAAAGTGTACATTACCTatcctacaacaacatgtgcatatatTCATTGTCATGCTCTATGCCTGTGGTGGTGGTAGCTTCTgtaatccagacaattaggcacccacaattttatgtatactcccatgaagccttagaCGGATATTTCTgtattactccgcattttaatgaCTTGTGCGAtggctggtacagcaagtttccttggactcttctttttattacaaaggtactagtGTATatctgcttcatttttaaagactgtgataagcttccCAACAAGAATCGtgtgtttatatggcttcttgtagcgtagcgcttgtagagtgaacaataagccactgccaccatagatattatacatataatatctatgctgcCACTAAACAGCCACGTGCATAACATAGAAAaccaatataattataatccgtttatgtacgaactattgctactatataaatatcggtcctcctattgttctgtaccgataccgatattggtttTAAATGCCAtgtcggtggccgatattttagccaatccgattatcggtacacctctacctgTAATTCCAATAAATCTGGACTGTAAGTGCATCAAGaccaatatactctaatagagcagtcacccttaaCAGTggtcaacaaaattaataccaATGGTGACTGCTGAAAAACTCTCAGGTTTAATTTTTGATAATCTAATtctcctggggggggggggcatgccttcAGTCCCAATATAAAAGATACATATCCTAATAGAGCGGTATAATCACTCTCAAATTCAGTCAAGGTATACCATTTGGGGGATTCCCCCTAGATTGGCATGCCTCATATACTAGTGTGCTTCGTACATTGATAACGTGTCACCCACTGTATGGATAAGCCTAGCTACACCCCCCAAGAGATGTCTTCTCTGACGCCATTTATAAGTGGTATTGCTACTTTATTTATAGAACAGTAAAACTAACCAAAcagtaatgatgtaataatttgtATGCTTGTTTTTGCCTCAACTTTACTGGTAAGGTCACCATAAGTAATTAACCACAAATTCTTTGACATGTAATCAATTTAAAATGGAGCGATGGAGCCGCCCTGGCATCAAATATAGTACACAGTTTCCCTGGATCTTTTTGGAGGTTAAGACTGGAAGTACAGGAATATCGGCAAGAATACAGTTGTGAGTAATAAACTAACAGGAGTTGTGGTTGATTTGTAATCGTTGAATGTGATACTTTAACACCTCTAGCTATGTGCTAGCTAGAAGTTCTGGTGCAATTACATGTTAAATATCGACAATAGAAAGAGTAGCAATAAAAGTTAACATCTTCCAAGATTCAGTTAGACTGATCAATATTATagttaggccacttcaactaaatcttttgtttctcggactGAAACTAGTTGAAAAGTGGGTTGGTAGGTacatataaataaaataataataggtaGTAATTATTTTTTTTAACTGAAGTTAATGCAACATGTGTAACTATGGCGTTTGATCGCGTTCAATGACAAACTATTAGTTATGGTTAGTACATCTAAATGATCAAATGTCCATCCAAAGTCTGCTTTAACAACTCTTCTTGTGTTAATCAAGCTCGCCCCACGCATGGCAGATATGGATGGCCAACAATACATTGATGCCTCAAACTCACGCAATCGAACACGTGATCTtcaaaaatgaacaaaaacatttcatttacaaattttatgggTCGGTCGAGTCCGAGAAACAagaaatttagttgaagtggccttagctCAAGTAGTTATACACAACATCCGAATTGCCAAACTTTTGGTGTCTACTACTGGACCCTAGCAAACCGATAGATTTATAGTTCAATTACTGAGACCTTCGTACGTATTGCATAAATATAAATACAAATATTGTCAGGTATCCCTTATGTCTCCTGGTATATGCCATGTGTTAACTTGTTACGTTGTGTAGTTGTGAGATGAAGAGGCTGTCAACATGGTCAGGGATTGGTAAGtgtgttaccatggtgatgctATGGATATAGTGGTTGCTAAGGCAGCAGTCAGCAAGGCAGTGTCAGAGCAGTCATGTGACCAATGTGGAAATATCATCGCTAGCAATTCCACCCTTAGAATGAAGAAGAGAAGACAAAAGAAAAGTTATAATCTTGTAAGTGTAATACACCTGAGCAGGTGAATGCTTTATGTGGTACATAAATGTCTCACTAGGAGAATTTAAAGTTGgcctttttaaagaggtggccgctaaAACAGTTCCATAGCACTATGAGTTCAACTTCATATTGTAAGGATTCAGTGATAAAATAAAGTGAAACGATAATTTGCGTGGTGGTAGCTTGGATATGGTATTGTGGTGTGGTCACTACCTTCCAGTGGCTTATCTACAGTAGGGTTTTGTAGGGCCTAGGCCCTCCTAAATTTGGCTAGTGCCCTACCAAACTGAAGActactaaacccacaatcaccaacttttcatgGGTCATTGCATTGTCTAACAATAGATAGTTACTCTATACTAAATTACTCACCAAAGTATTAATATTGAGCTGTCACGAAGCTAATAAATTATGATGATTCTAATTAACGCCCATTAATTGAGCATGTGATTGGATCACTTGTTAGTGATATTGATAAGGACGTGTCTTCCTAGTGTTCTTATAGTTCATATCTACAGATCCTTGTAAGATTTCATCAGGTTAGGTGTAGTGTTGTCTTGTTCTAATGTTTTTAGTGTTACTGTACAATTTGAACAGGttaaatatagctatataaactACTTCATGAAAAATCTAAAAGCatgttttttgtagctaaaatggCCTCAGATGCCATTCTGCAGCTGTTGAAATCCATTTTTTTTTCCTGAGGGGAATGCCCCTACCTTCAGCAGCATATACAGTGCCCTACCAATAGGGAAAGCCTAGATACGCCACTGCTaccttttattgctggaaccatATCATAGCTATTATACATGTGTTGCTGTGACTGGTTTATCAGGGTATCTCATCTTGAGTGAGCTACAGATTAAGGGGCGTGGTTTGCCTTGTCTTAGTTTTTTGCAGCAAGATTAAAGTTGATTACAGCTATATCATTGAGGGGAGTGGTCACAGTGTGTTAAGGACATGGCAGCATTTGGGGGCGTGGTTGGCTCATGTGATCATTGTGCAGCTGCACATATCTACTTAACTGTGCCTCCTCTAAGGGAAgtgcagaaaattaatgccttggtatggtttccttgcctGAAGAAGAAGACGACTATGTAATTGGAGattaaaggaaaggcaaagtgcTGAAGGCAAACACTCgttggaaccagaaaaggcacatgtcacattatggtggccatgtgctgcttagtttagcctctagcctaGGCAGGTAGCAGAAATCAGGTTTTTTTATCCACTATCTGGCCATCTGTGAGCTTTTGAGTTATTCTGATTTTATATATTTCTATGATATGAAGGTTTAtgtatttctatgatggtttatgtattTCTATGTATTTCTATGTGTTTCTAAGATGGTTTATGTATTTCTATGATATGATGGTTTTAACTAGTGATTCAATGATAATAGATTTTGTTGATTAGCTGACCAATACCAATAACCGatccaattttttttaaaccaAAATTTCACATGTAGTTTGTAAAATTGTTTATTGTCTTACTGTAATTTCATGAAAACACTGGCATCAtggtcagtaaaattaatcagCTAAATAATCTGCTAATTATTACCAATACCAATATTGCTGAAATATGGCTGATAAACTGAAATttactctgcgtgggcagttcaaagttGCCGTCAGTACCATAATTTGTATTAGTCTTGCGTTGCCAAACCAATACACGCCAGGTGCTTATCGATATCCTGATTATAAGCGCCGGCTGTAattggtctggtgacattaCGACTCCTTACCAGTTCAATAGCGCAGCAAACGGTGTGCAAGCAATTAGTATAAACGGCGCGCATATATTATTATCCGGCCTTTACCAGGGTTTTACTCCTTAGTGACCATAGCAAATAAGAGGGTGAAACTGCTGAATGAGTAACGCTTGTAGTGGAGACGCAATAGACAGTGCCATTGACCTAGTAGTGAAGAAGCTTGGTTATGACGGAGTGAAAGATTTGCAGCGTGAAATAATACACGAAGTTGTTGTTGGTCGAGATGTGTTCGCTGTATTGTCTACTGGTTACGGGAAGAGTCTGTGTTACGGGTGCCTTCCATTTCTCTTTGATGAAATTTACAAGCCTGATGAGCCAACCATAGTATGTGTAGTATCACCACTATTAGGAATAATTGAAGACCAGGTATTGTGACTACTAGTAATAGCGAGAGTAATAGCTACCAACTATATTCAGTGTAGCAACGTGTCTTTTAGCTATTAATGTGGTAACTGATATCCAGCATGCAATGTTTTAAACGCTTAAGGCTTTTAATTTAGTGCATTAGCTACTTTACAGTGAATTTAGCTCAAGATGCCTTGCAGGTGCATTCGTTTTCATCAAAAGGTATACCAACTGGATGTGTGTCAAGTACTTCAAGCAACCTTACAATGGATGGAGTCAGAAATGCCAAATATCAGCTGGTATTTTTTACCCCAGAAGCAGTGCTGCATGGTAGATGGCGAAAAGTATTGCATAGTGAACCTTATGCAACCAGATTATGTGTGATGGTGATAGATGAAGCACACACTGTTATCGAATGGTAAGTTATTTAAGAACAATAGTTTTGCTTAGATTATTGGATGGTGTACAGGGGTGATACATTTCATTCAGACATGCTAAGATTGGGAGAAATTCGCAGTATTGTTCCAGAAGATGTAAGATTTATGGCCATGACGGAAACAGCATCCAAGGAACTAAGAATGAAGTTGTCATCTACAATTGTTCTTATCAACCCTACAGTGATAGCTATTTCTCCATGCAAGAGTAACATCTCATATAATCTATCCAACTTTACATCCATCAGTGAGACTTTTGGTCCAGGTCTCCATGAACTGAGAGGCAAGCTAACATCAATGGACAGAGTCATTATTATATTGTAGAAAGATTGAGGACTGCAGTGACCTCTACTGCTTTTTTAAGCGTGGTTTAGGTGACAATTTCACATATCCCTCTGATGCTCCTTGTGAATTGTCAAAATACCGTTTGGTGGATATGTACACAAGTGTCACTGACCAGGACGTCAAACAGCAGATAATTAAATCATTCAGAAACCCCAGTACACCATTAAGAATGGTATGTGCAACAATTGCATTTGGGATGGGGATAGATACTCCCGATGTTCACAGAATAATACACTTTGGTGCTCCTAGCCATCTTCACTCTTACATTCAAGAAACTGGAAGAGGTGGCAGAGATGGGAAGCTGACAGTAGCTACGCTGCTAACTGTAAACAAATACAATAATTCATGCTCAAAACAAATTTTAAGCTACAAAAAGAATGTATCACAATGCCGACAAGATTTACTTTTTTGTGACACAGACAGCTATACCATCACCTTGATATGGGTACCAAGTGTTTATGTTGTGACATATGTGCTGtaaactgtgattgtggatCTTGTACAAATGTATATTCATTTAATCATCATTAATACTGCATATGTTGAATTCTTTATTGTACAGTAAAAAGTATCAATAACAGTTATCACTCTTCAAAGTAACAGTTGATATGCTCCTTTACCCATTTCAGTATGTCATCATGTGGCATAGCATGCAAGGGGTCATGTGGCTTCGAAAAAGTCATATATTTCCTTCCAGGGATCTTAGTGAGAACAGAAGCATTGTTCAAGCATTTCAATAGGGATTTAAAATCTTGCATGCTTTTTGCTTCTTTATGACTTGTAGATGTTTCAGCCACATGGTTGTCTTtgtcaaaattatgcaaaaGTGGATGGACAGTACCCAGAGCACGAGCTACTCTTTCCATTGATTTGGTTGTTTTGTTGGCCTGCAACTGTGCAATACTTGTTTTAACCAATTTGTTGAGGTGTTCACAATGTAAATCATTGGGGATGTTTCTCCCAGCCTGTCCATGTGTGTTTACAAATCTGCCCCAGAGCAGCTCCTCTGCTTGACGTGGACTTAGCAGGTAGTCATACTGCATTAAG comes from Dysidea avara chromosome 4, odDysAvar1.4, whole genome shotgun sequence and encodes:
- the LOC136253335 gene encoding ATP-dependent DNA helicase RecQ-like isoform X1; this encodes MERWSRPGIKYSTQFPWIFLEVKTGSTGISARIQFCEMKRLSTWSGIAVSKAVSEQSCDQCGNIIASNSTLRMKKRRQKKSYNLVHSFSSKGIPTGCVSSTSSNLTMDGVRNAKYQLVFFTPEAVLHGRWRKVLHSEPYATRLCVMVIDEAHTVIEWGDTFHSDMLRLGEIRSIVPEDVRFMAMTETASKELRMKLSSTIVLINPTVIAISPCKSNISYNLSNFTSISETFGPGLHELRGKLTSMDRVIIIL
- the LOC136253335 gene encoding ATP-dependent DNA helicase RecQ-like isoform X2, whose protein sequence is MNTRLNFLCSAVDTCYANTPTTARYLCCEMKRLSTWSGIAVSKAVSEQSCDQCGNIIASNSTLRMKKRRQKKSYNLVHSFSSKGIPTGCVSSTSSNLTMDGVRNAKYQLVFFTPEAVLHGRWRKVLHSEPYATRLCVMVIDEAHTVIEWGDTFHSDMLRLGEIRSIVPEDVRFMAMTETASKELRMKLSSTIVLINPTVIAISPCKSNISYNLSNFTSISETFGPGLHELRGKLTSMDRVIIIL
- the LOC136253335 gene encoding ATP-dependent DNA helicase RecQ-like isoform X3, whose product is MDIVVAKAAVSKAVSEQSCDQCGNIIASNSTLRMKKRRQKKSYNLVHSFSSKGIPTGCVSSTSSNLTMDGVRNAKYQLVFFTPEAVLHGRWRKVLHSEPYATRLCVMVIDEAHTVIEWGDTFHSDMLRLGEIRSIVPEDVRFMAMTETASKELRMKLSSTIVLINPTVIAISPCKSNISYNLSNFTSISETFGPGLHELRGKLTSMDRVIIIL